A region from the Algoriphagus machipongonensis genome encodes:
- a CDS encoding mechanosensitive ion channel family protein: MDEFNNLSPDWSTLKNWLIIAGVSLAIFLLFVFFARKSKKFLRIRLVKRMDDDLLANFLAGIFSTLIILVGLLVVFRVIGLTGVVSGLLAGAGISAFIIGFALKDIGENFLAGIILAFKRPFRVGDFVDLNGMRGKVLTLNLRDTQIKSADGKDIFIPNGLILKSPLVNFTIDGYLRYDFMIGLDYGSDYQKAVDLIKSTLMEVPGVLDDTKEPQVWVVEVGESTLNIQATFWVDTFARAISDAVIKSTAIIEVLTTLEKAGFNMPARIVELKNYQDKSLKTS, from the coding sequence ATGGATGAATTCAACAATCTATCCCCAGACTGGTCCACCCTAAAAAACTGGCTGATTATTGCAGGAGTATCCCTGGCAATCTTCTTATTATTTGTCTTTTTCGCCCGTAAATCAAAGAAGTTTTTGAGAATACGCTTGGTGAAGCGAATGGATGATGATTTACTGGCAAATTTCCTCGCTGGAATATTCAGCACCCTCATTATATTGGTCGGGCTGTTAGTTGTATTTCGAGTGATCGGTCTGACGGGTGTGGTTTCTGGCTTGTTGGCAGGAGCAGGAATCTCCGCTTTTATTATTGGCTTTGCTCTAAAAGACATTGGAGAAAATTTCCTCGCTGGAATCATTTTAGCATTCAAAAGGCCATTTCGAGTGGGAGATTTTGTCGATCTGAATGGAATGAGAGGGAAAGTACTGACTTTGAACCTACGAGATACTCAGATCAAATCTGCCGATGGGAAAGATATTTTTATTCCGAATGGATTGATCTTAAAAAGTCCGTTGGTCAATTTTACTATCGACGGTTACCTTCGCTATGATTTTATGATAGGTCTGGATTATGGCTCGGATTATCAAAAAGCTGTTGACTTGATTAAATCAACCCTAATGGAAGTTCCTGGAGTTTTGGATGATACTAAAGAACCTCAAGTATGGGTGGTGGAAGTTGGTGAAAGCACCTTGAACATTCAGGCTACCTTTTGGGTGGATACTTTTGCCAGGGCGATATCGGATGCCGTGATAAAAAGTACAGCTATTATAGAAGTGTTGACAACATTAGAAAAGGCCGGCTTTAATATGCCGGCCCGAATTGTGGAACTCAAGAATTATCAGGACAAAAGCCTCAAAACTTCCTAA
- a CDS encoding M20 metallopeptidase family protein: MLKDKIKSLAKAYKEEVIGNRRHLHANPELSYSEFKTAAFVKEKLQSMGITEIEQKANTGWAALIKGKNPDKKVVALRADMDALPIIEANDVPYKSQNEGVMHACGHDAHTASLLGAAKILNEVKEDFEGTIKLIFQPGEEVVPGGASLMIKDKVLENPKPAGIIGQHVMPFIDAGKVGFRKGIYMASADEIYVTVKGKGGHGAMPETLIDPVLIASHMIVALQQVVSRAASPKIPSVLSFGKVEALGATNVIPNEVKIQGTFRTLNEEWRAKAHEKMLQIAHGIVEGMGGKLDFEIRKGYPFLQNDPELTDRSQNAAIEYLGKENVLDLDIWMAAEDFAYYSQEINGCFYRLGTRNESKGITSGVHTPTFDIDEESLEIGSGLMAWLAVSELHNS, translated from the coding sequence ATGTTGAAGGACAAAATTAAGTCGCTTGCAAAAGCCTATAAAGAAGAAGTAATCGGGAATAGAAGGCATTTACATGCCAATCCTGAGCTTTCCTATTCTGAATTTAAGACTGCAGCTTTTGTAAAAGAAAAACTCCAATCGATGGGGATTACTGAGATTGAGCAAAAAGCGAATACAGGCTGGGCTGCTTTGATCAAAGGAAAAAATCCAGATAAAAAAGTCGTTGCCCTTCGTGCAGATATGGATGCACTACCTATTATCGAAGCCAATGACGTTCCTTATAAATCTCAAAATGAAGGGGTGATGCATGCCTGTGGGCATGATGCACACACAGCTTCTTTATTGGGAGCAGCAAAAATTTTAAACGAAGTCAAGGAAGATTTTGAAGGGACGATAAAATTGATTTTCCAACCAGGAGAAGAGGTGGTTCCAGGTGGAGCTTCTTTGATGATTAAAGATAAAGTTTTAGAAAACCCTAAGCCTGCTGGAATTATTGGACAGCATGTGATGCCATTTATAGATGCTGGTAAAGTAGGTTTCAGAAAGGGAATCTATATGGCCAGTGCAGATGAAATTTATGTCACAGTCAAAGGAAAAGGAGGCCATGGGGCAATGCCCGAAACCCTGATTGATCCTGTATTGATTGCTTCGCATATGATTGTTGCTTTGCAGCAGGTGGTGAGTCGAGCAGCTAGTCCAAAAATTCCTTCTGTGCTTTCTTTTGGGAAAGTAGAAGCTTTGGGAGCAACCAATGTCATCCCTAATGAAGTAAAGATTCAGGGTACTTTTAGGACTTTGAATGAAGAATGGAGAGCAAAGGCCCATGAAAAAATGCTTCAAATTGCCCATGGTATCGTAGAAGGTATGGGTGGAAAGTTGGATTTCGAAATTAGAAAAGGATATCCTTTCCTTCAAAATGACCCTGAATTAACCGATAGATCTCAAAATGCGGCGATCGAATATTTGGGTAAGGAGAATGTATTAGATCTCGATATTTGGATGGCTGCAGAAGACTTTGCTTACTATTCTCAGGAGATCAATGGTTGTTTTTATAGACTAGGGACAAGAAATGAATCTAAAGGAATTACTTCTGGTGTTCATACTCCGACCTTCGATATTGATGAGGAATCTTTAGAAATTGGTTCTGGATTGATGGCTTGGCTAGCAGTTTCAGAATTGCATAATTCTTAA
- the secA gene encoding preprotein translocase subunit SecA: MLDILAKGLAKVFGTKSDRDIKELSPKVEVINKIFVSLASISDDELRGKTDEIRAIINERLKSIDDKIGKIRVQINELPANAIHQKDQLFNEIDQLEKERDESLEEVLQEVMPTAFAVIKETARRFKENKQLRVTASLHDRELAATKQNVEIDGDHAIWHNKWLAAGTEVVWDMVHYDVQLIGGMVLHNGKIAEMATGEGKTLVSTLPAYLNALAGRGVHIVTVNDYLAKRDSEWNAPLFQFHGLSVDCIDKYQPNSEGRKKAYGSDIVYGTNNEFGFDYLRDNMARDGGDLVQGKHHFAMIDEVDSVLIDDARTPLIISGPVPKGDVHEFDDMKPRVATLVDEQRKLVQGYLSSAKKQIADGNEKEGGLALFRAFRGMPKYKPLIKYLSEPGIRVILQKTENFYLQDNKRNMPEADEPLMFTIDEKTNVVDLTDRGIDIMTTKNENAEFFILPDIGEVIADLEKDETVDDKEKLIRKEEVIKDYGVKAQRIHTVNQLLKAYCMFERDTEYIIVDGKVKIVDEQTGRVMEGRRYSDGLHQAIEAKENVKVEDATQTYATITLQNYFRMYHKLAGMTGTAETEAGEFWEIYKLDVVVIPTNRVIQRADKEDKVYKTVREKFNAVVDEINELVAAGRPVLVGTTSVEISEVLSRMLTLKKIPHQVLNAKQHAKEADVVAMAGNSGTVTIATNMAGRGTDIKLSPESKKAGGLAIIGTERHESRRVDRQLRGRAGRQGDVGSSQFFVSLEDSLMRLFGSDRIAKLMDRMGLEEGEVIQHSMITKSIERAQRKVEENNFGTRKRLLEYDDVMNSQREVVYKRRKNALKGDRLELDILNIMYDVCESNIEMGKSSGEVEDLRMNIFTSLGLDFQISESDLKTKDAQTLTQELYEAAYESYKKKNEMIMSTALPIFKRVQEERGATVKDIMVPISDGIKQIGVVVNLEKMIENEGRELVRSIEKNVTLAIIDQNWKEHLRDMDDLKQSVQNAVYEQKDPLLIYKFEAFEMFKRFIGKLNEDVISFISRADLPKQDPSEVHAAQAPKAPVQQGQASKEEVSSTLNPGANRAAAAAASAGRPAPQVVAPRKSEKTYGRNDRVSVQYTNGTTKSDVKYKSVEQDLQEGKCVIIE, from the coding sequence ATGTTAGACATATTAGCAAAAGGACTCGCAAAAGTATTCGGAACGAAGTCCGATAGAGATATAAAGGAGTTATCTCCAAAAGTAGAAGTCATCAATAAAATCTTTGTCAGCCTTGCCTCAATCTCAGATGATGAGTTGAGAGGGAAAACTGATGAAATCAGAGCGATCATTAATGAGCGATTAAAATCTATTGACGATAAAATCGGGAAAATCAGAGTTCAGATTAATGAATTACCTGCCAATGCGATTCATCAAAAAGATCAATTGTTCAATGAAATTGACCAACTGGAGAAAGAAAGAGATGAGTCTTTAGAGGAAGTATTGCAGGAGGTTATGCCTACGGCTTTTGCTGTGATCAAAGAAACTGCACGCAGGTTTAAAGAAAACAAGCAATTGCGAGTTACAGCTTCTCTTCACGACAGAGAGCTTGCTGCTACCAAGCAAAATGTTGAGATTGATGGAGATCATGCTATTTGGCATAATAAATGGCTAGCCGCAGGCACTGAAGTAGTCTGGGACATGGTTCATTACGATGTGCAGCTAATCGGTGGTATGGTTTTACACAATGGTAAAATTGCCGAGATGGCGACAGGTGAAGGTAAAACATTGGTTTCTACCCTTCCTGCCTATCTAAACGCTTTGGCAGGTCGAGGAGTACATATCGTTACGGTCAATGATTACCTGGCAAAACGAGATTCCGAATGGAATGCCCCACTTTTTCAATTCCATGGTTTATCAGTCGATTGTATTGATAAATACCAGCCTAATTCCGAAGGTAGAAAGAAAGCTTACGGAAGTGATATCGTCTATGGTACCAATAACGAATTTGGCTTTGATTATCTAAGAGATAATATGGCGCGTGATGGAGGAGATTTGGTTCAGGGCAAACATCATTTTGCTATGATTGATGAGGTCGATTCTGTATTGATTGATGATGCCAGAACACCTTTGATTATATCCGGTCCGGTTCCAAAAGGGGATGTTCATGAATTTGATGACATGAAGCCTCGAGTAGCCACTTTGGTAGATGAGCAAAGAAAGTTAGTACAGGGATATTTATCTTCTGCTAAAAAGCAGATAGCAGATGGCAATGAAAAAGAGGGTGGTTTAGCCTTGTTTAGAGCATTTAGAGGAATGCCTAAGTATAAGCCATTGATTAAATATCTATCTGAGCCTGGTATTCGAGTGATCTTACAGAAAACCGAAAATTTTTATCTCCAGGATAATAAGCGGAATATGCCAGAGGCTGATGAGCCGCTAATGTTTACCATTGATGAAAAAACCAATGTAGTTGATTTGACGGATCGTGGTATTGATATCATGACCACTAAAAATGAAAATGCTGAATTTTTCATTTTACCAGATATTGGAGAAGTCATCGCAGATCTTGAGAAAGATGAAACGGTAGATGACAAGGAGAAGCTTATTCGTAAGGAAGAAGTAATCAAGGATTATGGTGTAAAAGCACAAAGGATTCATACCGTCAATCAGCTTTTGAAAGCTTATTGTATGTTTGAGCGTGACACGGAGTACATCATTGTGGATGGCAAGGTGAAGATCGTGGATGAGCAAACAGGTCGTGTGATGGAAGGACGTAGATATTCTGACGGCTTGCACCAGGCAATTGAAGCGAAGGAAAATGTGAAGGTGGAGGATGCCACACAAACTTACGCCACCATTACCTTACAGAACTACTTTAGGATGTACCACAAGCTTGCAGGTATGACCGGTACTGCTGAGACCGAAGCAGGTGAGTTCTGGGAAATTTATAAGTTGGACGTAGTAGTAATTCCTACGAATAGAGTCATTCAAAGAGCGGATAAAGAAGATAAAGTTTATAAAACTGTTCGTGAGAAATTCAATGCTGTTGTTGATGAAATTAACGAATTGGTAGCAGCAGGAAGACCTGTACTAGTAGGTACGACCTCTGTAGAAATATCCGAAGTATTGAGTAGGATGTTGACTTTGAAGAAAATTCCACACCAGGTATTGAATGCAAAACAGCATGCGAAGGAAGCAGATGTGGTAGCAATGGCTGGTAATTCAGGTACAGTAACTATTGCCACCAACATGGCAGGTAGAGGTACTGATATTAAACTTTCACCAGAGTCTAAAAAGGCGGGTGGTTTGGCCATTATCGGTACAGAAAGACATGAGTCTAGACGAGTGGATAGACAGTTGAGAGGTCGTGCAGGTCGTCAGGGTGATGTGGGATCTTCACAGTTCTTTGTGTCTTTGGAAGATAGTTTGATGAGACTTTTTGGATCAGACAGAATCGCCAAATTGATGGATAGAATGGGGCTGGAAGAAGGAGAGGTAATTCAGCATAGTATGATTACCAAATCCATCGAAAGAGCTCAGAGAAAGGTTGAGGAAAATAACTTTGGTACGAGAAAGAGACTTCTTGAATACGATGATGTGATGAATTCACAGAGAGAGGTCGTTTATAAAAGAAGAAAGAATGCACTGAAAGGTGATCGTCTGGAGCTGGATATCTTGAATATCATGTATGATGTTTGCGAAAGCAATATCGAAATGGGTAAATCCAGTGGTGAGGTTGAAGATTTAAGAATGAATATTTTCACTTCTTTAGGCCTAGATTTCCAGATTTCTGAAAGTGATCTTAAAACAAAGGATGCTCAAACCCTGACTCAGGAACTATATGAAGCAGCCTATGAAAGTTATAAGAAGAAGAATGAGATGATTATGAGCACAGCGCTTCCGATCTTCAAAAGAGTTCAGGAAGAGAGAGGTGCTACTGTGAAAGATATCATGGTTCCAATTTCAGATGGTATCAAGCAGATCGGGGTCGTGGTGAATCTGGAAAAAATGATTGAAAATGAAGGTCGTGAATTGGTCAGATCCATCGAAAAAAATGTGACTTTGGCGATCATTGATCAAAACTGGAAAGAGCACCTACGCGACATGGATGACTTAAAGCAGTCTGTGCAAAATGCCGTTTACGAGCAGAAAGATCCACTTTTGATTTATAAGTTTGAGGCATTCGAAATGTTCAAGCGTTTCATTGGTAAACTGAATGAGGATGTGATATCCTTTATTTCCAGAGCAGATTTGCCAAAGCAAGATCCAAGTGAAGTTCATGCAGCGCAAGCTCCAAAAGCGCCTGTTCAACAGGGTCAGGCCAGCAAAGAAGAAGTTTCCAGTACCTTAAATCCTGGTGCTAATCGTGCGGCAGCAGCGGCGGCATCTGCTGGAAGACCAGCTCCTCAGGTTGTTGCTCCAAGAAAGTCGGAGAAAACCTATGGTAGAAATGACCGTGTTTCTGTACAGTATACCAATGGCACTACCAAGTCAGATGTCAAGTATAAAAGTGTAGAGCAGGACTTACAAGAAGGTAAATGTGTTATCATCGAATAA
- a CDS encoding tetratricopeptide repeat-containing sensor histidine kinase: MSRLLFLGFILLFNVPFLFSQTLRERLGRTYVNSDSVEIIFELEKENLFNANDSGVYWFFVAEKYNREFENDLATETFLKSAELLNPSESSDLISLCYIRLNRLEATSGNWDQALFYSQKGLENATAALDSNYMGYALLDISVVYHDMEDYARGVEYGKRAYELLNEFTEARPTFKAFALNAIGINFDDWDKPDSALFYHYKVLENIDELDSLRVSFTFNNIGNTLLKQKKYQEAKSWLETSVNLNMKDQNSYSLAANYTNLATIAYKTGNFPHAQVMMDSAYKYVELSGSTEKQRDYLYEQYGFHKAKGDLIKSMDYLEEYVVIKDSIFKEERIRTLGELETKYQVETKERELAESRAALAENELLVKSRNNQLLLLLLLGLVAFGLGFFFYYRQKNRNRHLQQEAKLQAIFAEQETQKRLHEQRDRISTDLHDNIGAQLTFIISSLNNLKFGNLSSELMGQKIDQISGFTVETINELRDTIWAMNKDHISVEDIEGRLANLISKANDSFPNVDFKLEIDAAVDKKLLLNSMEGMNYFRVVQEAINNALKHSKASEIAISISQNRGKIKICVSDNGVGISKNGNLGNGLGNMRNRADRISRELSIKSEMGQGTEICIF; the protein is encoded by the coding sequence ATGTCCCGTTTACTTTTTCTAGGATTTATCCTGTTATTTAATGTACCCTTTTTATTCTCACAGACTTTAAGAGAGAGGCTTGGTCGTACGTATGTAAATTCTGATTCTGTTGAGATTATTTTTGAATTGGAAAAGGAGAACCTCTTCAATGCGAATGATAGCGGAGTTTATTGGTTTTTTGTAGCTGAAAAATACAATCGAGAATTTGAAAATGACCTGGCCACTGAAACCTTTCTTAAAAGTGCAGAACTTTTAAATCCCAGCGAATCAAGTGACTTAATAAGCCTTTGTTATATTCGATTAAACCGTCTGGAAGCCACTTCAGGAAATTGGGATCAGGCCCTATTTTATTCCCAGAAAGGTCTTGAAAATGCCACAGCAGCTCTGGATAGTAATTATATGGGCTATGCCTTGCTGGATATTTCCGTAGTATATCACGACATGGAAGATTATGCCCGAGGAGTGGAATACGGTAAGAGAGCCTACGAATTACTCAACGAATTTACTGAGGCAAGACCCACTTTTAAAGCATTTGCTTTGAATGCCATAGGGATAAATTTTGATGATTGGGATAAACCAGATTCAGCACTTTTTTATCATTATAAAGTCCTGGAAAATATTGATGAGCTGGATAGTTTAAGAGTCAGTTTTACTTTCAACAATATTGGCAACACACTCCTGAAACAGAAAAAGTATCAAGAGGCTAAATCCTGGTTGGAAACATCTGTGAATCTCAATATGAAGGATCAGAATAGCTATAGCTTGGCGGCTAACTATACTAACCTGGCTACCATTGCCTATAAAACAGGAAACTTTCCCCATGCTCAGGTGATGATGGATTCTGCTTATAAATATGTGGAGCTAAGTGGGTCAACAGAAAAACAGAGAGACTACCTATATGAGCAATATGGTTTCCATAAAGCCAAAGGAGACCTTATCAAATCGATGGATTATTTGGAAGAGTATGTTGTCATAAAAGATTCAATTTTTAAAGAAGAACGTATAAGAACATTAGGAGAACTCGAGACAAAATATCAAGTAGAAACAAAAGAAAGGGAGCTCGCTGAGTCAAGAGCGGCTTTGGCAGAAAATGAGCTTTTGGTTAAAAGCCGAAACAACCAGTTATTACTATTGCTACTTCTAGGTTTAGTGGCATTTGGGCTAGGGTTTTTCTTTTACTACCGTCAAAAAAATAGGAATAGGCATTTACAGCAGGAGGCAAAACTTCAAGCAATTTTTGCCGAGCAAGAAACCCAAAAGAGGCTACATGAGCAAAGAGATAGAATTTCTACCGATTTGCATGATAATATTGGAGCGCAACTAACCTTTATTATTTCCTCTTTGAATAATTTAAAATTTGGAAATCTTAGCTCAGAATTAATGGGGCAAAAAATAGATCAAATTTCTGGATTTACTGTGGAGACCATAAATGAACTTAGGGACACTATTTGGGCAATGAATAAGGATCATATTAGCGTAGAAGATATTGAAGGAAGGCTTGCCAATTTGATTTCTAAGGCAAATGATTCTTTTCCAAACGTTGATTTTAAGCTTGAAATTGATGCTGCTGTTGATAAAAAACTGTTACTGAACTCCATGGAAGGCATGAATTATTTTAGGGTTGTTCAGGAAGCTATTAATAACGCATTGAAACATTCAAAAGCCAGTGAGATTGCAATTTCTATTTCTCAAAATAGGGGTAAAATAAAAATCTGTGTTTCAGATAATGGAGTCGGTATCTCAAAGAATGGAAATCTCGGAAACGGCTTGGGTAATATGAGAAACAGGGCAGATCGAATCAGTAGGGAGCTCTCTATTAAATCTGAAATGGGACAGGGAACAGAGATATGTATATTTTAA
- a CDS encoding S1/P1 nuclease, with protein sequence MKINKFLTLTVAFTLTLSQAFAWGQIGHYLIGYMAGQQLKRSARKNVERVLYPMSIGRSGTWMDEIKSDKRYDYAYSWHYLTSKHGEYDPHLQEEGGDAYEAINRIKEELKSGNLNPTEEAEKLKMLIHMVEDIHQPLHVGTGEDRGGNDVKLEYFWQSSNLHSVWDSGMIDRWSMSYTEIGDELMRRLTPEMEDQYREGSMEDWLQEAVDARPLVYKIPENRKLSYNYDYAVRPLLEERLIAASVRLAQILEEIYG encoded by the coding sequence ATGAAAATCAACAAATTTCTTACGTTAACTGTAGCATTTACATTGACGCTATCCCAGGCTTTTGCTTGGGGACAGATTGGTCATTATCTAATTGGATATATGGCAGGACAACAATTAAAAAGATCTGCCAGAAAAAATGTGGAGCGGGTTTTATACCCCATGTCCATCGGTCGTAGTGGCACTTGGATGGATGAAATAAAATCAGACAAACGATACGACTATGCTTATTCCTGGCATTATTTGACCAGTAAGCATGGTGAGTATGATCCTCATCTGCAGGAAGAGGGTGGTGATGCCTATGAGGCTATCAATCGGATTAAGGAAGAATTAAAATCTGGAAATTTAAATCCTACTGAAGAAGCAGAAAAATTAAAAATGTTGATTCATATGGTGGAGGATATTCATCAACCTCTGCATGTGGGAACTGGAGAAGATAGAGGTGGAAATGATGTGAAGCTGGAATATTTTTGGCAATCTTCTAATCTACATTCCGTTTGGGATTCTGGTATGATTGATCGATGGTCCATGTCTTATACAGAAATTGGAGATGAACTAATGAGAAGGCTCACTCCAGAGATGGAAGATCAATACAGAGAAGGCAGTATGGAGGATTGGCTTCAAGAGGCAGTGGATGCCAGACCACTCGTTTATAAAATACCTGAGAACAGGAAATTATCTTATAACTATGATTATGCCGTTCGTCCTTTGCTTGAGGAGCGCTTAATTGCGGCAAGTGTAAGATTAGCCCAGATTTTAGAAGAAATCTACGGTTAA
- a CDS encoding pyrophosphohydrolase domain-containing protein, producing the protein MQDPKSLTSVALFHETFKHPVLKEPTIPSDTRCNLRVSLLAEELKELEEAIDNKDLVEIADALCDLQYVLSGAILEFGMGEKFKALFDEVQRSNMSKACLTEEEAKATVAHYEAKGTPSFYEKEGDLYLVFREGDHKTLKSVNYSPADLAGILKK; encoded by the coding sequence ATGCAAGATCCTAAGTCCCTAACTTCTGTCGCTTTATTTCACGAAACATTTAAACATCCGGTTTTAAAAGAACCTACGATTCCATCTGATACAAGATGTAATCTTCGGGTTTCTTTACTTGCCGAGGAATTAAAGGAATTGGAAGAAGCCATCGACAACAAAGATTTGGTAGAAATTGCTGATGCACTCTGCGATCTTCAATATGTACTTTCCGGAGCCATATTGGAATTTGGTATGGGAGAAAAGTTCAAAGCTCTTTTTGATGAAGTTCAGCGATCCAATATGAGCAAAGCTTGCTTGACCGAAGAAGAAGCCAAAGCTACAGTTGCACATTATGAAGCCAAAGGCACTCCAAGCTTTTACGAAAAAGAAGGTGATTTATACCTTGTTTTTAGAGAAGGAGATCACAAAACACTAAAATCTGTCAATTATTCACCAGCTGATTTAGCAGGAATACTAAAAAAATAA
- a CDS encoding response regulator transcription factor: MKIKIAIAEDNNFLLQAILEKLSLFKEINVKFTAYNGLELLEQLEKDSNIDLILMDIEMPKMNGIEAVELVSKKYPQIKTIMLTVFDNDEYIFKAVQAGANGYFLKEVDPTTLFKGIKETLEGGAAMTPSVALKTLKLLRNPPNFEEPKEEITLTKREVEILEQTSKGLNYNQIGENLFISPKTVRKHIENIYHKLQVHSKLEAVQKAVKNRIIEG, encoded by the coding sequence ATGAAGATTAAAATTGCGATTGCTGAGGATAATAACTTTTTGCTACAAGCAATATTGGAAAAGCTGTCCTTATTTAAGGAAATTAACGTGAAGTTTACAGCTTACAATGGGCTTGAGCTTTTGGAGCAGCTGGAAAAAGATTCCAATATTGATTTGATCCTTATGGACATTGAAATGCCAAAAATGAATGGAATCGAAGCTGTGGAGCTTGTTTCAAAGAAGTATCCGCAGATCAAAACGATCATGTTGACCGTCTTTGATAATGATGAGTATATTTTTAAAGCTGTCCAGGCTGGAGCAAATGGATACTTTCTTAAGGAAGTGGACCCAACAACTCTTTTCAAAGGAATAAAGGAAACACTTGAAGGTGGAGCAGCCATGACTCCATCTGTAGCTTTAAAAACCCTGAAACTTCTCAGAAACCCTCCAAATTTTGAAGAACCAAAGGAGGAAATAACTTTGACCAAAAGAGAGGTTGAAATCCTTGAGCAAACTTCAAAAGGTTTGAATTACAACCAGATAGGGGAAAACTTATTTATTTCTCCAAAAACAGTACGAAAGCACATTGAGAACATCTACCATAAACTGCAGGTTCATAGTAAATTGGAAGCAGTTCAAAAGGCTGTAAAAAATCGAATTATAGAGGGTTGA
- the dapF gene encoding diaminopimelate epimerase: MEITFYKYQGTGNDFVMIDDRKENFDAGDLALVSKICDRKFGVGADGLILIRNHKDYDFEMIYFNADGSQSMCGNGARCAVAFSAFLEIISDKTQFLAIDGPHEAIIQDGLVQLLMGDVEKIEEKAEDYFVNTGSPHHVRMVSKISDYPVFDEGKSVRYDEMYAPAGTNVNFVEPISKEEIYVRTYERGVENETLSCGTGVTACALVYAKDQDKAEIKINTLGGKLSVRFTAGQTGGFQDIWLIGPAEQVFTGKIKI, from the coding sequence ATGGAAATTACATTTTACAAATACCAAGGAACCGGGAATGATTTTGTCATGATTGATGACAGAAAAGAAAATTTTGATGCAGGTGATTTAGCCTTGGTGTCTAAGATTTGTGATCGGAAGTTTGGAGTGGGAGCAGATGGATTGATTCTTATCAGGAATCATAAGGACTATGATTTTGAGATGATCTATTTCAATGCTGATGGTTCCCAAAGCATGTGTGGAAATGGAGCCAGATGTGCAGTAGCATTTTCCGCTTTTTTAGAAATCATCAGCGACAAAACCCAATTTCTTGCGATTGATGGTCCACATGAAGCTATTATTCAAGATGGATTGGTTCAGTTACTAATGGGTGATGTGGAAAAGATTGAGGAGAAAGCAGAAGACTATTTTGTGAATACAGGTTCCCCGCATCATGTACGGATGGTAAGTAAGATTTCGGATTATCCGGTTTTTGATGAAGGAAAATCTGTTCGATACGATGAAATGTATGCTCCTGCAGGAACCAACGTAAATTTTGTGGAGCCTATTTCAAAAGAAGAAATATACGTTCGGACTTACGAGCGCGGAGTTGAAAATGAGACTTTGTCTTGTGGAACGGGCGTTACGGCCTGTGCTTTGGTTTATGCTAAAGATCAGGATAAAGCAGAAATAAAAATTAATACCCTTGGGGGCAAGTTATCCGTTAGATTTACCGCTGGCCAAACTGGTGGTTTTCAAGATATATGGTTAATAGGTCCTGCCGAACAGGTATTTACTGGGAAGATTAAAATTTAA